The Lepus europaeus isolate LE1 chromosome 21, mLepTim1.pri, whole genome shotgun sequence genome has a window encoding:
- the LOC133750538 gene encoding 2-acylglycerol O-acyltransferase 3-like, which translates to MDVSPAAVPPGSRKTLKKQWLEVVGVFHYVFSFLFLGPFAMVLLFFLLFTQLWPLSVLYMMWLYVDRDTPSQGGRLFVWTRTWAIWKHQRDYFPIKLVKTAELPPSQNYVLGAHPHGVMCTGAFCNFTTECNDFSQLFPGLQPWLATLAGLFYLPVFRDYIMAGGLRPASRRSLDFVLSQPQRGKAVVIVIGGAQEVLYSAPGRHSLELKRHKGFVRLALRHGASLVPVYSFGENDIFKTRSFSKGSWQYLFQVTFKKFAGFSPCIFWGRGLFSPNSWGLLPLPVPITTVVGSPIPVPQCSNASEEQVDHYHRLYMDALERLFEEHKESCGVPASTRLTFL; encoded by the exons ATGGACGTCTCCCCAGCCGCTGTGCCCCCTGGCTccaggaagaccctgaagaagcagtGGCTGGAAGTAGTGGGCGTCTTCCactatgtgttttcttttctgttcctag GCCCTTTCGCCATggttcttctcttcttcctcctcttcacacagctctggcctctgtctGTTCTCTACATGATGTGGCTGTACGTGGACCGGGACACACCTAGCCAAG GGGGAAGACTGTTTGTGTggacaaggacctgggccatctggaAACACCAAAGGGATTACTTTCCTATCAAG cTGGTGAAGACAGCAGAGCTGCCCCCCAGCCAGAACTACGTGCTGGGGGCCCACCCCCACGGGGTCATGTGCACCGGAGCCTTCTGTAACTTCACCACCGAGTGCAATGACTTCTCCCAGCTCTTcccggggctgcagccctggctagcCACACTGGCCGGCCTCTTCTACCTTCCAGTCTTCCGAGACTACATCATGGCTGGTG GACTGCGTCCCGCGAGCCGGCGCAGCCTGGACTTTGTGCTGTCTCAACCCCAGCGGGGCAAGGCGGTGGTCATTGTCATCGGGGGTGCCCAGGAGGTCCTGTACTCGGCCCCAGGGCGGCACAGCCTCGAACTCAAAAGACACAAAGGCTTCGTGCGCCTGGCGCTGAGACATGG ggcctccctggtACCTGTGTACTCCTTTGGGGAGAATGATATCTTCAAAACTAGGAGTTTCTCCAAAGGCTCCTGGCAGTACCTGTTCCAGGTCACCTTCAAGAAGTTTGCTGGCTTTTCTCCTTGCATCTTCTGGGGCCGTGGTCTCTTCTCgcccaactcctggggtctgcTGCCCCTGCCCGTGCCCATCACCACCGTGG TGGGCAGCCCCATCCCCGTGCCCCAGTGCAGCAATGCCAGCGAGGAGCAAGTTGACCACTACCACAGGCTCTACATGGACGCCCTGGAGCGGCTGTTTGAGGAGCACAAGGAGAGCTGCggggtccctgcctccacccGCCTCACCTTCCTCTAG
- the LOC133750539 gene encoding 2-acylglycerol O-acyltransferase 3-like, with amino-acid sequence MADSTSSMPPRPVKTLKKQWLEVLGAMYYVITFVALVPFSIVLLLFLLFTRLWPLSVLYMLWIYLDRHTPSQGGRRWKWTRTWAIWKHQRDYFPIKLVKTAELPPSQNYVLGSHPHGIMCTGSFSNFTTECNAFSRLFPGLQPWLATLTRVFYIPIFRDYIMAFGLRPVSRQSLDFVLSQPQRGQAMVIMIGGGKELFSTAPGRHLAKLHDRKGFVRLALRHGASMVPVYSFGENDIFKTKAFIEGSWQHLCQSLYHEIVGLPFYIFWGRGLFSPNSWGLLPLPVPITTVVGGPIPVPQCSNASEEQVDHYHRLYMDALERLFEEHKESCGVPASTRLTFF; translated from the exons ATGGCCGACTCCACATCCTCCATGCCTCCTCGCCCTGTGAAGACGTTGAAGAAACAGTGGCTGGAAGTACTAGGCGCCATGTACTATGTGATTACTTTCGTGGCCTTAG TCCCTTTCTCCATtgttcttctcctcttcctcctcttcacaCGGCTCTGGCCTCTGTCTGTTCTCTACATGCTGTGGATCTACCTGGACAGGCACACACCCAGCCAAG GGGGAAGGCGGTGGAAGTggacaaggacctgggccatctggaAACACCAACGGGATTACTTTCCTATCAAG cTGGTGAAGACAGCAGAGCTGCCCCCCAGCCAGAACTACGTGCTGGGATCCCACCCCCATGGCATCATGTGCACCGGATCCTTCAGTAATTTCACCACTGAGTGCAATGCCTTCTCCCGGCtcttcccagggctgcagccctggctagcCACACTGACCAGGGTCTTCTACATCCCAATCTTCCGGGACTACATCATGGCTTTTG GACTGCGTCCCGTGAGCCGCCAGAGCCTGGACTTTGTCCTCTCTCAGCCCCAGCGGGGCCAGGCAATGGTCATCATGATTGGAGGAGGCAAGGAACTCTTCTCCACGGCCCCAGGACGGCACTTAGCCAAGCTCCATGATCGCAAAGGCTTCGTGCGCCTGGCACTGAGACATGG GGCCTCCATGGTACCTGTGTACTCCTTTGGGGAGAATGACATCTTCAAAACTAAGGCTTTTATCGAAGGCTCCTGGCAGCACCTGTGCCAGTCCCTCTACCATGAGATCGTTGGTTTGCCTTTCTACATCTTCTGGGGCCGTGGTCTCTTctcacccaactcctggggtctgcTGCCCCTGCCCGTGCCCATCACCACCGTGG TGGGCGGCCCCATCCCCGTGCCCCAGTGCAGCAATGCCAGCGAGGAGCAAGTTGACCACTACCACAGGCTCTACATGGACGCCCTGGAGCGGCTGTTTGAGGAGCACAAGGAGAGCTGCggggtccctgcctccacccGCCTCACCTTCTtctag